One genomic region from Torulaspora delbrueckii CBS 1146 chromosome 4, complete genome encodes:
- the TDEL0D06610 gene encoding uncharacterized protein: MVQFKDKKLPQAILKLRTKCQTSTVNLNVNVALIFLGCSIDLINVSSMISLIDELSTKYSISYTTASWSLTSYAVTFAGFIAFMGRLGDIVGNSRLFTVSCGCFAILSLLCGLMPNFEAFAVMRALQGIAAAGLVMCGYALIPILSPKEQVQEYFSIVSCGFSSTIGIGFIIGGAXXGYKGIFYLTFAAMTLICIMAFFFTCDVEKNEEKGLEVKESTATVASLDFIGSLIFITGSILIVVGLTEGGESWREAKAYVTFAIGIILFLSFFAWNCFYLKIVNGIRLIGIDTTKYFEKVQLLVPLNIHFMTXIVLAFAMNNACPFSSIYIIDQYSQYKENDSPLMAGVKLVPLIISMIIGNFLCGIEKTRMRPKFGVTLGFFLALSGSIILTQLRAVKYDVFWKIFFSAEVLVGFGVAIFYPYAQQLAVGRAPDEAKGIASGVAQTFGQLGIEIAFSIMASVLGNIEEIRGRPDASELFLEDFKDVHVSLLPLGPSVFC; this comes from the coding sequence ATGGTTCAGTTTAAAGACAAAAAGCTCCCTCAAGCTATACTGAAATTACGAACAAAATGTCAGACTTCTACCGTAAATTTGAATGTTAATGTTGCTCTCATATTTTTGGGTTGCTCGATCGATTTGATAAATGTTTCGAGTATGATTTCTTTaatcgatgagctttcAACGAAATACAGCATTTCATATACCACGGCTTCTTGGTCGCTTACGTCGTATGCGGTCACGTTCGCCGGGTTCATTGCTTTTATGGGACGTCTTGGCGATATTGTAGGGAATTCTAGGCTTTTCACTGTAAGCTGCGGTTGCTTCGCTATTTTATCACTTTTGTGTGGACTTATGCccaattttgaagcttttgcAGTGATGAGAGCACTTCAGGGAATAGCCGCAGCGGGACTGGTAATGTGCGGTTATGCTTTGATTCCCATCCTGTCACCCAAGGAACAAGTGCAGgagtatttttcaatagtgTCGTGTGGCTTTAGTTCGACGATAGGTATTGGGTTCATCATTGGTGGTGCTTTNNTGGGTTACAAAGGTATTTTTTATCTCACGTTCGCAGCTATGACTCTAATTTGTATTATGGCGTTTTTCTTTACTTGTGATGTCGAAAAGAATGAGGAAAAAGGATTAGAGGTAAAGGAAAGTACTGCTACAGTTGCTTCATTGGATTTCATAGGATCATTAATTTTTATCACCGGGAGTATCCTGATTGTCGTTGGGCTGACTGAAGGTGGTGAATCGTGGAGGGAAGCCAAGGCCTACGTCACTTTCGCTATAGGAATTATTCTTTTCCTTAGTTTCTTTGCTTGGAACTGTTTTTATCTCAAGATAGTCAATGGCATCAGGTTAATTGGCATTGACACTACgaaatattttgaaaaggtACAACTACTGGTTCCTCTGAATATTCATTTCATGACCNCTATCGTGTTGGCATTTGCGATGAATAACGCTTGTCCATTTTCGAGCATTTATATCATTGATCAGTACTCTCAGTACAAGGAAAATGATTCTCCATTGATGGCCGGTGTCAAATTAGTACCTCTGATCATAAGCATGATTATTGGTAACTTTTTGTGTGGGATTGAAAAAACAAGAATGAGACCGAAATTTGGTGTAACGTTGGGTTTTTTCCTGGCACTTTCAGGATCTATAATACTCACCCAATTACGTGCGGTAAAGTATGATGTTTTTTGGaagattttcttctctgcTGAAGTACTTGTCGGTTTTGGAGTAGCTATCTTTTATCCTTATGCACAACAGCTGGCTGTCGGAAGAGCACCCGATGAAGCAAAAGGTATTGCGTCAGGTGTTGCACAAACTTTTGGGCAGCTTGGTATCGAGATagcattttcaataatGGCATCAGTTCTAGGAAACATCGAAGAGATCCGAGGCAGGCCCGACGCTTCAGAATTATTTCTAgaggatttcaaagatgttcATGTTTCACTGTTGCCGTTGGGGCCTTCGGTTTTCTGCTGA
- the IRC7 gene encoding cysteine-S-conjugate beta-lyase IRC7 (similar to Saccharomyces cerevisiae YFR055W): MHASKDLSEFNAGTVLSLLGRNPSKQEGFLNPSLYKGSTVIHPNLESLESLGGRFWYGTAGSPTIANLEDSWTELTGAAGTVLSPTGLGSISLAILSVVKHGDHILLPISVYGPTANFCNNVLRKFGVNSEFYDPLIGKDIEELIKTNTSLIFLESPCSQTMEIQDVPAIVKVAKKHNVKTVLDNTWATPLFFKAHDYGIDISVEAGTKYVGGHSDLLLGLTSANSRCWPALRSTYDAMGMLPGADDCHLALRGLRTLQLRVKEAERKALILAEWLEARNEVERILHPAFEDCPGHSLWVRDYSGSTGVFTFILKDQFSRAGLKDMLEKMQIFKLGYSWGGYESLLIPVNSTSRDRIRTWSHFGYALRIQVGLEDIDDQLRDLEMGFERLKSHVSDVLQARL; this comes from the coding sequence ATGCACGCTTCTAAAGATTTATCTGAGTTCAACGCAGGTACAGTCCTATCATTGCTTGGGAGAAATCCTAGTAAGCAGGAGGGATTCTTAAATCCATCACTATACAAAGGTTCAACGGTTATTCACCCAAATCTCGAAAGTCTCGAGAGTTTGGGAGGACGGTTTTGGTATGGGACTGCCGGTTCGCCAACCATTGCTAATCTAGAGGATTCCTGGACCGAACTGACTGGGGCTGCTGGTACAGTTCTTTCGCCAACTGGGCTGGGCTCCATTTCACTGGCTATTTTGAGTGTGGTAAAGCATGGGGATCACATCTTGCTTCCCATCAGTGTTTATGGTCCAACGGCAAATTTCTGCAACAATGTCCTACGTAAATTTGGAGTTAATAGCGAATTCTATGACCCACTAATTGGGAAGGACATTGAGGAATTAATCAAAACAAATACTAGCCTCATATTCTTGGAGAGTCCTTGTTCACAGACCATGGAAATACAGGATGTGCCAGCGATTGTCAAAGTAGCCAAGAAGCATAATGTGAAGACTGTATTAGACAACACTTGGGCTACCCCTCTGTTTTTCAAGGCTCATGATTATGGGATTGACATCTCTGTCGAAGCAGGAACGAAGTACGTTGGTGGTCACtcagatcttcttctcggACTGACAAGTGCCAATAGCCGTTGTTGGCCTGCACTTAGAAGTACATATGACGCTATGGGTATGCTTCCAGGTGCTGATGATTGTCACTTGGCTCTAAGAGGGCTTCGCACTCTACAACTACGTGTCAAGGAAGCAGAACGCAAGGCACTAATTCTCGCTGAGTGGCTGGAAGCAAGAAATGAAGTTGAGAGAATTCTTCACCctgcatttgaagattgtcCAGGTCACAGCCTTTGGGTAAGAGATTACAGCGGCTCAACAGGCGTTTTCACCTTCATACTAAAGGATCAATTCTCCAGAGCTGGGCTCAAGGATATGCTTGAAAAGATGCAAATATTCAAGCTTGGGTACTCATGGGGTGGTTATGAGTCTCTGCTTATTCCTGTAAACTCTACGTCAAGGGACAGAATTAGGACCTGGTCTCATTTTGGTTATGCATTGAGGATTCAAGTTGGTCTCGAGGATATAGATGACCAACTTCGCGACTTGGAAATGGGTTTTGAGCGTCTCAAGAGTCACGTTTCAGATGTTTTACAGGCAAGACTTTAA
- the REE1 gene encoding Ree1p, whose amino-acid sequence MRNDFRWINEPQSWERKENSLTVTTDEKTDFWNTTWYGFKKFSGHIYGCDVTGNFTFQVKVKANFTKLYDQAGIMVMTDEDHWLKSGIEYNDGAPAIGSVLSLGHSDWATGVFPGSADLFWMRLTRKGDSLRLQYSADGEIWPLLRVAHFPVGEKCTVGVMCCTPERGGLLVQFEDFSLSEPLDKELHDLS is encoded by the coding sequence ATGAGAAATGATTTTCGGTGGATCAACGAACCCCAGAGCTGGGAGCGTAAGgaaaattctttgacagTAACAACTGATGAGAAGACAGACTTCTGGAACACAACATGGTACGGTTTTAAGAAATTTTCTGGCCACATATATGGATGTGATGTGACCGGTAACTTCACTTTCCAGGTGAAGGTCAAAGCTAATTTTACAAAGCTTTACGATCAGGCAGGGATCATGGTAATGACGGACGAAGATCATTGGTTGAAATCGGGCATCGAATATAATGATGGTGCTCCTGCAATAGGAAGCGTCCTAAGTCTTGGGCACTCTGACTGGGCAACTGGTGTATTTCCCGGGAGTGCCGATTTGTTTTGGATGCGTCTGACCCGCAAAGGCGACAGCTTGCGGCTGCAGTATTCTGCTGATGGAGAAATCTGGCCCTTATTACGAGTAGCGCATTTCCCGGTCGGTGAAAAATGCACGGTGGGTGTTATGTGCTGTACGCCTGAACGCGGCGGCCTGTTGGTTCAATTCGAGGACTTTTCACTCTCAGAACCGCTCGACAAGGAGCTCCATGATCTTTcatga
- the TDEL0D06640 gene encoding uncharacterized protein encodes MSATSNSKPIVFYDIAMRPPVEKNCCSPNPWKTRQALNFKGLRYSTSLVGLPDIPKVREGLNVPPCRKFPDGNDFFTLPIIEDPATNSLVGDSFDIAVYLQKTYPNAGVGDLFPSQKLDYVFSHDLVPAVPLSECNETDFPEYARFNMNVDAAFTVHVQLAIQCFPLDPATAETSKAEFVRRAGATRWEDFALVGEQREKVKDSLRDTLGGLAKVFLRDTSGPFLLGTRASYADIIVGGWLHMMNVTLPESEWRELRSWHEGLFGQLYDALEVFAEVK; translated from the coding sequence ATGTCAGCGACCTCGAACTCGAAGCCCATTGTCTTTTATGACATCGCCATGCGCCCGccagttgaaaagaactGTTGTTCACCAAATCCCTGGAAAACTCGACAGGCACTCAACTTTAAAGGCCTTCGATACTCGACTTCGTTGGTAGGTTTACCCGACATTCCAAAAGTTCGTGAAGGTCTCAATGTACCACCCTGTCGCAAATTTCCTGATGGCAACGACTTCTTTACTCTGCCAATCATCGAAGACCCAGCTACCAATTCGTTAGTTGGCGACTCCTTCGATATCGCGGTCTACCTACAAAAGACATATCCGAACGCTGGCGTAGGCGATCTCTTCCCATCTCAAAAGCTAGACTACGTTTTCAGCCACGATCTTGTCCCGGCGGTACCACTCTCAGAATGTAACGAGACTGACTTTCCTGAATATGCCAGGTTCAACATGAATGTTGATGCAGCCTTTACAGTACATGTGCAGCTTGCAATTCAGTGTTTCCCGTTGGATCCAGCTACTGCTGAGACCAGTAAGGCGGAATTTGTCAGACGTGCAGGTGCTACGCGCTGGGAAGACTTTGCTTTGGTAGGCGAGCAGCGAGAGAAGGTCAAGGATTCGCTCCGTGATACGCTAGGTGGACTAGCTAAGGTATTCTTGAGAGACACCAGTGGGCCTTTTCTACTTGGTACAAGAGCTAGCTATGCAGACATTATCGTTGGTGGTTGGTTGCATATGATGAATGTGACTCTACCGGAGAGTGAATGGAGGGAATTGAGAAGTTGGCACGAAGGGCTTTTTGGGCAACTGTATGATGCCTTGGAGGTATTTGCAGAAGTGAAATAG
- the TDEL0D06620 gene encoding Zn(II)2Cys6 transcription factor, whose amino-acid sequence MSAQGKHSDHLSIISCRQCRQRKIKCGRQFPGCDNCVKRSYECNYPDTHRKTSTKLVKSRKHANARYYGFRSVNRSLFEAGMPFCNVDFELEGKYASSSMKRFLNSKVYKKYIEEPSYILQAMKLVKNSASYSFFEHIVDVNALETSLKLKKGGGFQTLLLLYAVTILSERFFDSPPDVQDLIEELHLLLDDCPDCPEKVSSYILLADYYHCNFKIEAAWKRIYLATSIGYALGLHGTSSKIWAMLMFEDSLLCSILGRPSSISKINPKLIHNLCDGWGEIALFLREFNAVLLDLESEHSIEKVICLELKCDTIIEKTRSSLNDRHTQYDQKLKFLDYLKLLIMVSSQVRLLFPLFSKHRLIKRRLDENCSGLANLLCELSQYLTNSGLATRNNFFNIRSHFFPAYCCVFQAFLFQFLFTSSELVKVSDKEEACAGQVSMPRDLTNVNSAVSSLSTTVTLLKNFDYVADKINFCGFMRDVFESFRALLCRKTDEKLLAPPPHIYPPGLPTYDKPPPLCGDVSSESQDVPSPFTEDIADWITSCFYDGVPYLLSGDKPYQ is encoded by the coding sequence ATGTCAGCGCAAGGTAAGCACAGtgatcatctttcaatcATTTCCTGCCGACAATGCCGACAGAGGAAAATAAAATGTGGGAGGCAATTTCCAGGTTGTGACAATTGTGTCAAGAGAAGTTATGAATGCAATTATCCAGATACACATCGAAAGACCAGTACAAAATTAGTGAAGAGCCGCAAACATGCGAACGCAAGATACTATGGTTTTAGATCTGTGAATAGATCACTCTTTGAGGCTGGAATGCCGTTTTGTAATGTCGATTTTGAATTAGAGGGCAAGTATGCATCGAGCtcaatgaaaagatttctcAATTCTAAGGTGTACAAGAAATATATTGAAGAACCAAGTTATATATTGCAGGCCATGAAATTAGTGAAGAACAGTGCATCGTATTCCTTTTTTGAGCATATCGTTGATGTTAATGCTCTGGAGACGAGCTTGAAACTTAAGAAGGGAGGTGGCTTTCAAACATTACTGCTTCTGTATGCGGTGACCATCCTATCGGAAAGATTTTTTGATAGCCCACCAGATGTTCAAGACCTAATTGAAGAACTGCatcttttgcttgatgaCTGTCCGGATTGTCCTGAGAAAGTTTCGTCATACATACTTCTCGCAGACTATTATCACTGTAACTTCAAGATAGAAGCCGCCTGGAAGCGGATATATCTTGCGACTTCAATCGGTTATGCACTGGGTCTGCACGGCACTTCATCGAAGATCTGGGCTATGTTGATGTTTGAGGACTCGCTCCTATGTTCTATCCTTGGTCGTCCCAGTTCCATCAGCAAAATCAATCCAAAGCTTATTCACAACCTTTGCGATGGTTGGGGTGAAATAGCTTTGTTTTTAAGAGAGTTTAATGCTGTTCTTTTGGACTTGGAGTCAGAGCACAGTATCGAGAAAGTCATATGTCTAGAGTTGAAGTGTGACACtattattgaaaagacGAGgagttctttgaatgacCGACATACACAATACGATCAAAAACTCAAGTTTTTGGACTATCTGAAACTTCTGATCATGGTATCAAGTCAGGTCAGGCTGTTGTTTCCCCTGTTCTCAAAGCATAGACTCATTAAGAGACGTTTGGACGAAAATTGCAGTGGTTTAGCAAACCTATTATGTGAACTTTCTCAATATTTAACAAACTCAGGATTGGCAACGAGAaataatttcttcaatataCGTTCTCATTTTTTCCCTGCATATTGTTGTGTCTTTCAAGCATTCCTCTTTCAGTTTTTGTTCACTTCAAGTGAGCTCGTGAAGGTTTCTgacaaagaggaagcaTGCGCTGGACAAGTATCAATGCCGAGGGATCTGACAAATGTCAATTCAGCTGTATCTTCTTTGAGCACCACCGTTACActtctgaagaacttcGATTATGTTGCTGACAAGATAAATTTCTGTGGTTTCATGAGAGATGTATTCGAGTCCTTTAGAGCTCTTCTATGTCGAAAAACTGACGAAAAGCTACTGGCTCCTCCTCCGCATATATACCCTCCTGGTCTACCAACATACGATAAACCACCACCTCTTTGCGGTGATGTCTCCAGCGAAAGTCAGGATGTTCCATCGCCGTTTACTGAAGATATAGCGGACTGGATCACATCTTGCTTCTATGATGGTGTTCCATATTTACTTTCAGGAGACAAACCATATCAATAG
- the LOT6 gene encoding flavin-dependent quinone reductase produces the protein MSPPRIGVLLGSTRSARLNPEIAEYIVGTINNEQWKYSFEISVIDLQAWNLPMFDEPKIPATIKRSEDYTHEITRRWSKEISSYESFIIIAPQYNWGYPACLKNAIDYLYNEWAGKPVMIVTYGGHGGHKCYAQLKQVLDGLNMKVAEKGVLVSYPTKNQIIHGVSDDFLFEKLPNLHEQIIEAFAEFLPMML, from the coding sequence CGCCTAGAATTGGGGTCCTTCTTGGATCTACTCGAAGTGCCAGACTTAACCCTGAGATAGCTGAGTATATTGTAGGTACGATCAACAATGAGCAGTGGAAGTATTCCTTTGAGATCTCTGTGATTGATTTGCAGGCTTGGAACCTACCCATGTTTGACGAACCTAAAATCCCTGCAACGATAAAACGTTCAGAGGATTACACACATGAAAtaacaagaagatggagTAAAGAGATCTCCAGTTATGAATCATTTATCATTATCGCTCCTCAGTATAATTGGGGATACCCTGCATGCCTAAAGAACGCAATCGACTATTTGTACAACGAGTGGGCAGGTAAACCAGTAATGATCGTTACTTATGGAGGTCATGGAGGTCATAAATGTTATGCTCAACTCAAGCAAGTTCTGGACGGTCTTAATATGAAAGTTGCAGAAAAAGGAGTTTTGGTTTCGTACCCAACGAAGAACCAAATCATACATGGCGTGTCGGACGATTTCCTCTTCGAAAAGCTTCCTAATCTTCATGAACAAATAATAGAAGCATTTGCTGAGTTTTTACCCATGATGCTCTGA
- the FRE4 gene encoding ferric-chelate reductase, whose product MWLLATLVNFIFFLQVATAKKGVPDKTNLINKVERVSLYSCYVGLRKLPWQYTLANRFSDYTCEYTPAFESFVYCIYQNNQENGNSTKILEKSFEQVRRFCDIPRVLNKTDSDFYHALNNGTKYMQSQITSGANITYPVQLDTKKRKQYYRAYYGYYYNYDSGNYFGGYICAYFFGILLLAGAFRLVRYTPLQKVLFKQKLVNYIRGYLILPTLGKKHADPFSYLKVITGYLPTRFETLVVTGYLIMHTVFMSCNYIYDPLNVIFKSHAIQVSRFVADRSGVLSFAHFPLIVLFAGRNNFLEMISGLHYTSFIVFHKWLGRVMFLDAVIHSAAYTNYTLLSQTYKRRKTRTYWKFGIAATILAAGLMLTSVAAFRRHYYETFLFMHIVLGALFFYACWQHVMTISGIEWVYAAIAIWVVDRLVRIVRLCFLGFPKAQITLIGEDLIRVTVPKSAKFWKAKPGQYVFLSFLHPLCFWQSHPFTVMDSCSKEDELVIIFKEKKGVTRVLKKYLARNNGKASMRVAVEGPYGHSSPVQRFDNVLLLTGGSGWPGPIAHAINLGKSSAASGKSNVQLVAAVKGFDTLEAYMPELTVLKNLNVDLHLYNTKPPSPIRVTVASTDKTEEPGEKTSSVEEGWEQASSSDQSIPDLEFATVHQGRPDVEQVINACVKQPGKTAIVSCGPPAFVDAIRNKTAEAVIKNPSSVIEYFEEYQVW is encoded by the coding sequence atgtGGCTACTAGCAACACTGGTAAACTTCATATTCTTTCTGCAGGTTGCCACTGCAAAGAAGGGAGTTCCAGATAAGACCAACCTAATCAACAAGGTGGAGAGAGTTTCACTCTATTCGTGTTACGTTGGGTTGAGAAAACTTCCATGGCAATACACCCTTGCGAATAGATTCTCTGACTACACATGCGAGTACACTCCAGCGTTTGAATCATTTGTGTACTGCATTTATCAAaacaatcaagaaaatggaAATTCTAcaaagatcttggagaagTCGTTTGAGCAGGTAAGGCGGTTCTGTGATATACCGAGAGTTTTGAATAAGACGGATAGCGATTTTTACCATGCGTTGAACAATGGTACAAAATACATGCAAAGTCAAATCACTTCAGGCGCTAACATCACCTATCCCGTCCAGCTTGATACCAAAAAAAGGAAACAATACTATCGTGCTTACTATGGGTACTACTACAACTATGACAGTGGTAACTACTTTGGTGGATATATCTGTGCTTACTTCTTTGGGATCTTATTACTTGCTGGAGCCTTTCGTCTGGTGCGGTACACGCCGCTTCAAAAGGTTCTATTCAAACAAAAACTTGTGAACTATATTAGAGGTTATCTGATACTCCCAACTTTGGGCAAAAAGCATGCTGATCCATTTTCTTACCTCAAAGTTATTACAGGTTATCTTCCTACGCGATTTGAAACTTTAGTTGTCACTGGATATCTCATCATGCACACTGTGTTTATGTCATGCAACTACATTTACGATCCCTTGAATGTCATTTTCAAGAGCCATGCTATTCAGGTCTCGCGGTTTGTCGCAGACAGGAGTGGTGTTCTCTCGTTTGCCCATTTCCCATTGATCGTGCTCTTCGCAGGAAGAAACAACTTCCTAGAAATGATTTCGGGTCTACATTATACATCTTTCATTGTTTTCCATAAGTGGTTAGGAAGAGTGATGTTTTTGGATGCAGTAATTCATTCTGCCGCGTATACTAACTATACTTTGCTTTCCCAAACTTACAAAAGGAGGAAAACTAGAACATACTGGAAGTTTGGTATCGCTGCAACTATCCTGGCAGCTGGCTTGATGTTAACATCAGTGGCGGCATTCAGAAGACATTACTATGAAACATTTTTGTTTATGCATATTGTTTTGGGCGCCCTTTTCTTCTACGCTTGTTGGCAACACGTCATGACCATCAGCGGAATTGAGTGGGTCTACGCTGCTATTGCCATTTGGGTTGTCGACAGACTTGTCAGAATCGTCAGACTTTGTTTCTTGGGCTTCCCCAAGGCGCAGATAACGTTGATCggtgaagatttgatcCGCGTCACCGTACCAAAATCCGCCAAATTTTGGAAAGCGAAACCAGGGCAGTACGTCTTTCTATCCTTCCTACATCCTTTGTGCTTCTGGCAATCCCACCCATTCACAGTCATGGACTCCTGCTCGAAGGAAGATGAGCTCgttatcatcttcaaggAGAAAAAAGGTGTCACTAGAGTACTCAAGAAGTACCTAGCCCGCAATAATGGCAAGGCCTCAATGAGAGTAGCTGTTGAAGGGCCATACGGTCACTCATCTCCAGTCCAACGCTTTGATAACGTCTTATTATTGACGGGTGGTAGTGGTTGGCCAGGACCGATTGCACATGCTATCAATCTGGGCAAATCTTCAGCAGCAAGCGGCAAATCAAATGTTCAATTAGTAGCTGCCGTCAAAGGATTCGATACTCTCGAAGCTTACATGCCGGAGTTGACAGTgttgaaaaacttgaatgttgatcttcatctttaCAACACTAAACCACCTTCCCCAATAAGGGTCACTGTGGCCTCTACCGATAAAACTGAAGAACCAGGAGAGAAGACGTCTTCTGTTGAGGAAGGATGGGAACAAGCTTCATCATCGGACCAGTCAATCCCAGATTTAGAGTTCGCTACAGTTCATCAAGGTAGGCCTGATGTTGAGCAAGTGATCAATGCCTGCGTTAAGCAGCCTGGGAAAACTGCAATTGTGAGCTGCGGTCCACCTGCCTTTGTTGATGCTATAAGAAACAAAACTGCCGAGGCGGTTATAAAGAATCCGTCGTCTGTTATCGAGTATTTCGAGGAGTATCAGGTCTGGTAA